A genomic window from Polaribacter gangjinensis includes:
- a CDS encoding glutaminyl-peptide cyclotransferase produces the protein MKIRIIIIFSIISSLFIISCDDNYKFTLEVPKNTSLHKSISAIVKEKNNKPIDSVHFYINGIKSISSVNTANFNTKDFGVGKHQISALIFYPGKTKKLNNSFEVLASKSPEVYTYKIINSYPHDTKAYTQGLEYHQGFLYETTGRRGQSTLRKVEINTGKVLQKIDIDKQYFGEGMTILNGKIFWLTWQAKKGFVFDLATFTQEKEFSYNNSVEGWGFTNNGEELIKSDGTHKIWFLDAKTQKEKRFIQVYTNKYAVDDLNELELIDDKLYANKYQQNAIVIIDIKTGEVLGVADLTGLKTEMEKTQKLVANDEVLNGIAYDKENNRLFVTGKNWGKLFEIELIKKQ, from the coding sequence ATGAAAATTCGTATTATCATTATTTTCTCAATAATTTCATCTCTTTTTATAATTTCATGCGATGATAATTACAAATTCACTTTAGAAGTCCCTAAAAACACCTCTTTACATAAATCAATTTCAGCCATTGTTAAAGAAAAAAATAACAAACCAATTGATAGCGTTCACTTTTATATCAACGGAATAAAAAGTATCTCTTCAGTAAATACTGCTAATTTTAATACGAAAGATTTTGGCGTTGGTAAACATCAAATTTCAGCATTGATTTTTTATCCTGGAAAAACAAAAAAATTAAACAATTCTTTTGAAGTTTTAGCGTCAAAATCACCAGAAGTTTATACCTATAAAATTATCAATTCTTATCCTCATGATACAAAAGCGTACACACAAGGATTGGAATATCATCAAGGTTTTTTATACGAAACAACTGGAAGAAGAGGACAATCAACTTTAAGAAAAGTTGAGATTAATACTGGAAAAGTACTTCAAAAAATAGATATAGACAAACAGTATTTTGGAGAAGGAATGACCATTTTGAATGGAAAAATCTTTTGGTTGACTTGGCAAGCTAAAAAAGGTTTTGTATTTGATTTAGCAACATTTACTCAAGAAAAAGAATTTTCTTACAATAATAGCGTTGAAGGTTGGGGTTTTACTAATAATGGTGAAGAATTGATAAAATCTGATGGAACTCACAAAATTTGGTTTTTAGATGCGAAAACTCAAAAAGAAAAACGATTTATTCAGGTTTATACCAATAAATATGCAGTTGATGATTTGAATGAATTGGAATTAATTGATGATAAACTATACGCAAACAAATACCAACAAAATGCCATTGTGATTATTGACATAAAAACTGGCGAAGTTTTAGGAGTTGCTGATTTGACAGGTTTGAAAACAGAAATGGAAAAAACTCAAAAATTAGTTGCCAACGACGAAGTTTTAAACGGAATTGCATACGATAAAGAAAACAACCGATTGTTTGTAACTGGAAAAAACTGGGGGAAACTTTTCGAAATTGAATTGATTAAAAAACAATAA
- a CDS encoding FAD-dependent oxidoreductase, translating into MNNKNESVLIIGAGLCGSLLALRLAQRGYKVAVYESRPDLRKVAISAGRSINLALSDRGLKALRLCGVEEKARKICIPMKGRLMHDALGNTFASNYSGREGEFINSISRGDLNALLLNEAEKHKNVTIHFNQKCKKVDIENNIAFFIDEETNEEFSVTFDVIFGTDGAGSVLRKSYISERKFLFSYSQNYLNHGYKELEIPGDKNRNHQISKEYLHIWPRGDFMLIALPNMDGSFTVTLFLSYDEGEFNFNNLTSEETITKFFEQEFPDALALIPNIKEEFLNNPTGPLGTVKCAPWCYKNTLLLGDAAHAIVPFYGQGMNASFEDVFVLDEILNQGFEDWNSVFKAYQKARKKDTDAIADLAIDNFYEMRDHVANPLFKEKRKIEMDLEKHFPNQYFSKYSLVTFNEHIGYEEAMKKGRAQDKALLNLIADDTVQTHENMTKEELKTILELVIDQTNEILAKDSVAGLKI; encoded by the coding sequence ATGAACAATAAAAACGAAAGTGTATTGATTATTGGTGCTGGTTTATGTGGAAGTTTACTGGCTTTAAGACTCGCACAAAGAGGCTATAAAGTAGCAGTTTATGAAAGCAGACCCGATTTACGAAAAGTAGCTATTTCAGCAGGACGTTCCATCAATTTAGCTTTGTCTGACAGAGGTTTGAAAGCCTTGCGTTTATGTGGAGTAGAAGAAAAAGCAAGAAAAATTTGCATTCCCATGAAAGGAAGATTAATGCATGATGCACTTGGAAATACGTTTGCATCCAATTATTCTGGCAGAGAAGGTGAATTTATCAACTCCATTTCTAGAGGAGATTTGAATGCATTATTGTTAAACGAAGCTGAAAAGCACAAAAATGTTACCATTCATTTCAATCAAAAATGTAAAAAAGTGGATATCGAAAATAACATTGCTTTTTTTATTGATGAAGAAACCAATGAAGAATTTTCAGTTACTTTTGATGTGATTTTTGGAACTGATGGAGCAGGTTCAGTGTTGCGTAAAAGTTATATTTCTGAACGAAAATTTTTGTTTAGTTATTCGCAAAATTACTTAAATCATGGATATAAAGAATTGGAAATTCCTGGAGATAAAAACCGAAATCATCAAATAAGCAAAGAGTATTTGCACATTTGGCCAAGAGGCGATTTTATGTTGATTGCCTTACCAAATATGGATGGAAGTTTTACAGTGACACTTTTTTTAAGTTATGATGAGGGTGAATTTAATTTCAATAATTTAACATCCGAAGAAACTATTACAAAATTTTTTGAACAAGAATTTCCTGATGCTTTGGCATTGATTCCCAATATCAAAGAGGAGTTTTTGAACAATCCAACAGGTCCTTTAGGAACTGTAAAATGTGCACCTTGGTGTTATAAAAATACCCTTTTGTTAGGTGATGCAGCGCATGCAATTGTTCCGTTTTATGGACAAGGAATGAATGCTTCTTTTGAGGATGTTTTCGTATTGGATGAAATTTTGAATCAAGGTTTTGAAGATTGGAATTCGGTTTTTAAAGCCTATCAAAAAGCAAGAAAAAAAGATACAGATGCTATAGCAGATTTGGCGATTGACAACTTTTATGAAATGCGTGATCATGTGGCAAATCCGTTATTTAAAGAAAAACGAAAAATAGAAATGGACTTAGAAAAGCATTTTCCAAATCAGTATTTTTCGAAATATTCTTTGGTAACTTTCAATGAACATATTGGTTATGAAGAAGCTATGAAAAAAGGCAGAGCTCAAGACAAAGCCTTGCTAAATTTGATTGCTGATGATACTGTGCAAACTCATGAAAACATGACAAAAGAAGAATTAAAAACAATTTTAGAACTTGTTATTGATCAAACAAACGAAATTCTTGCAAAAGATTCTGTTGCAGGATTAAAAATATAA
- the kynU gene encoding kynureninase → MQYQNSLAFAKQLDQEDSLAFLRDEFHIPRDAPENSGGKEWIYFTGNSLGLQPKMTQKYLQQELDDWANLGVEGHFEAKNPWLNYHEDLSIKMAKIVGAKPIEVTIANTLTVNLHLLMVSFYQPTKNKYKILIESDAFPSDRYAVESQLKFHGFDPKESLVEWKSRKGETLLNLEDLEQIIQNQGDEIALLLIGGLNYYTGQFLDLKKIAAIGHSKNCKVGIDLAHGAGNIQPNLHDSNIDFAAWCTYKYLNSGPGSLGGIFVHEKYAKNNDLPRFAGWWNHNKKTRFNMRMPFDVMEGAEGWQLSNPPILSMAAIKASLDIFDKIGMDALRAKSEKLTGFFEFLIHQLDSDKIKIITPKNPSERGCQLSIQVKNADKSLHKKLSANNIITDWREPDVIRCAPVPMYNSFEDVFQMVSVLKNLINEQ, encoded by the coding sequence ATGCAATATCAAAATTCTTTGGCATTTGCCAAACAGTTAGACCAAGAAGATTCTTTGGCTTTTTTGAGAGATGAATTCCACATTCCTAGAGATGCTCCCGAAAATTCGGGAGGAAAAGAATGGATTTATTTTACTGGGAATTCATTGGGTTTACAGCCAAAAATGACTCAAAAATATCTGCAACAAGAATTGGATGATTGGGCAAATTTAGGAGTAGAAGGTCATTTTGAAGCAAAAAATCCTTGGCTGAATTATCATGAAGATTTGTCGATAAAAATGGCAAAAATTGTAGGTGCAAAACCCATTGAAGTTACCATTGCAAATACACTTACTGTGAATTTGCACTTGCTGATGGTTTCATTTTACCAACCCACAAAAAACAAATATAAAATTCTGATAGAAAGTGATGCTTTTCCATCTGATAGATATGCTGTAGAATCGCAATTGAAATTTCATGGTTTTGATCCAAAAGAAAGTTTAGTAGAATGGAAATCTAGAAAAGGAGAAACCTTGTTGAACTTGGAAGATTTAGAGCAAATCATTCAAAATCAAGGAGATGAAATTGCTCTGTTGTTGATTGGAGGCCTGAATTATTACACAGGACAATTCTTAGATTTGAAAAAAATTGCTGCAATTGGACATTCAAAAAATTGCAAAGTTGGCATTGATTTAGCGCACGGAGCTGGAAATATTCAACCCAATTTACACGATTCTAATATCGATTTTGCAGCTTGGTGTACTTATAAATATTTGAATTCAGGACCAGGAAGTTTGGGTGGAATTTTTGTCCACGAAAAATACGCAAAAAATAACGATTTACCACGTTTTGCAGGATGGTGGAATCACAATAAAAAAACACGTTTCAACATGCGAATGCCTTTTGATGTAATGGAAGGTGCAGAAGGTTGGCAATTGTCAAATCCGCCAATTTTATCAATGGCAGCCATCAAGGCTTCTTTGGATATTTTTGATAAAATAGGAATGGATGCTTTGAGAGCAAAATCAGAAAAACTAACAGGTTTTTTCGAGTTTTTAATTCATCAATTAGATTCTGATAAAATCAAAATTATTACGCCAAAAAATCCATCAGAAAGGGGTTGTCAATTGTCTATTCAAGTCAAAAATGCAGACAAAAGTTTACACAAAAAATTATCAGCGAATAATATCATTACAGATTGGCGTGAACCAGATGTAATTCGTTGTGCGCCTGTGCCAATGTACAATAGTTTTGAGGATGTATTTCAAATGGTTTCAGTTTTAAAAAATCTTATTAATGAACAATAA
- the serA gene encoding phosphoglycerate dehydrogenase, with amino-acid sequence MITTKRNYVFDFDSTLTRVEALDVLAEITLKNNPKKDEIIQQIIDITNLGIDGEISFTESLRRRIALLNANKADLSELIKQLRKQVSSSIERNKEFFQEFKDDIYVISCGFKEFIDPIVAEYNIPSHRVFANTFEFGESGEIIGFDAKNVLSHHNGKIECLRNMHLEGEIQVIGDGYSDYVTREAGVADKFFAYTENVSRKKTTEKADHIAPNFDEFLYINKLPRNISYPKNRIKILLLENVHPDAFKKLSTDGFSVESISKSLSEEELIEKIKDVHVLGIRSKTDVTRKVIEAAEKLMVVSAFCIGTKQIDLEACKEHGVVVFNAPYSNTRSVVELAIGEIIMLMRSTFQRSTEIHNGKWNKTADGSKEVRGKKLGIVGYGNIGKQLSILAEALGMDVCYYDIEDKLSLGNATKMYSLNELLAVSDVVTLHVDDNPANRNFFGENEFAQMKDGAHFINLARGFVVDIEALVAALKSGKLAGAAVDVYPSEPAKNGEFYTELQGLPNVILTPHVGGSTEEAQKDIADFVPNKIMAYINSGNTVDAVNFPNIRLPRQVNVHRFLHIHKNVPGVMAKINKILAKYDLNINGQYLSTDPKVGYVITDLDKEYNKEVIEKLRNVEGTIKFRVLY; translated from the coding sequence ATGATAACCACCAAAAGAAATTACGTTTTTGACTTTGACAGCACGTTAACTCGTGTAGAAGCTTTGGATGTTTTAGCAGAAATTACGTTGAAAAATAATCCCAAGAAGGATGAAATAATTCAACAAATCATTGATATCACAAATCTTGGTATAGATGGTGAAATCTCTTTCACAGAATCTTTAAGACGAAGAATTGCATTATTAAATGCCAATAAAGCTGATTTGAGCGAATTGATCAAACAACTCAGAAAACAAGTTTCATCATCCATTGAAAGAAACAAAGAATTTTTTCAAGAGTTTAAAGATGATATTTATGTAATTTCTTGTGGATTTAAAGAGTTTATTGATCCAATTGTTGCAGAATATAACATTCCTTCTCACCGTGTTTTTGCCAATACTTTTGAATTTGGTGAATCTGGAGAAATTATTGGTTTTGACGCAAAAAACGTACTTTCGCATCATAATGGAAAAATTGAATGTTTGCGAAACATGCATTTAGAAGGCGAAATCCAAGTGATAGGTGATGGTTACAGTGATTATGTAACGCGCGAAGCTGGAGTTGCAGACAAGTTTTTTGCTTACACAGAAAACGTTTCTAGAAAAAAAACAACGGAGAAAGCAGATCATATTGCTCCGAATTTTGACGAATTTTTATACATCAACAAGTTGCCAAGAAATATTTCATACCCAAAAAACAGGATTAAAATTTTACTATTAGAAAATGTTCATCCTGATGCATTTAAAAAATTATCAACAGACGGATTTTCAGTAGAATCAATCTCAAAAAGTTTGTCTGAAGAAGAATTGATTGAAAAAATCAAAGATGTTCACGTTTTAGGAATTCGCTCTAAAACAGATGTAACTCGTAAAGTAATTGAAGCTGCTGAAAAATTAATGGTAGTAAGTGCATTTTGCATTGGTACCAAACAGATTGATTTAGAGGCTTGTAAAGAACATGGAGTAGTGGTTTTCAATGCGCCTTATAGTAACACACGTTCTGTGGTTGAATTGGCAATTGGTGAAATTATCATGTTGATGCGTTCTACTTTTCAAAGAAGTACTGAAATTCATAACGGAAAATGGAACAAAACTGCTGATGGCTCAAAAGAAGTTCGTGGTAAAAAATTAGGAATTGTTGGTTATGGAAACATAGGAAAGCAATTGTCAATTTTGGCTGAAGCACTTGGAATGGATGTTTGTTATTATGACATTGAAGATAAATTATCTCTTGGAAATGCTACCAAAATGTATTCTTTAAACGAATTGTTAGCAGTTTCAGATGTAGTTACTTTGCATGTTGATGACAATCCTGCCAATAGAAATTTCTTTGGTGAAAATGAATTTGCACAAATGAAAGATGGTGCTCATTTCATCAATTTAGCTCGTGGATTTGTGGTGGATATTGAAGCGTTGGTTGCTGCTTTAAAAAGTGGAAAATTAGCGGGTGCTGCAGTAGATGTGTATCCATCAGAACCTGCAAAGAATGGTGAATTTTATACAGAATTACAAGGTTTACCCAATGTGATTTTAACACCTCATGTTGGTGGAAGTACAGAAGAGGCGCAAAAAGATATCGCAGATTTTGTTCCGAATAAAATTATGGCTTACATCAATTCTGGGAATACAGTTGATGCTGTAAATTTCCCCAATATTCGTTTGCCAAGACAAGTAAATGTGCATCGTTTTTTACATATTCACAAAAATGTTCCTGGAGTAATGGCAAAAATCAATAAGATTTTAGCAAAATACGACTTAAATATTAATGGTCAATATTTGTCAACAGATCCAAAAGTGGGTTATGTAATTACAGATTTAGACAAAGAATACAACAAAGAAGTAATTGAAAAACTACGAAATGTTGAGGGCACAATTAAGTTTAGAGTGTTGTATTAA
- a CDS encoding C40 family peptidase, which produces MKFLNIIAFFSVLILFSCKNDTVNLSELSEISNEIKKEMAPDSRVELFDIAFENNDKMIVLSGKTTSKMALQMLLDSLQKRNISIENKVRVLPDTAVGNQQFAVAKNSVINIRSEAKHSAELGTQALLGMPLKVLDREGDFYQIQTPDKYISWVDKGGIVRMTKTEFDAWNASKKVIFTEIFGFVYKEKSTEKGIVSDISLGGILQYLDEDTNFYQVKMPDNTVGYLKKSEANLYENWLQSVIPSEENIEIFAKKMEGFPYLWGGTSAKGMDCSGFTKMVYLMNGFIIPRDASQQINAGKIVDKNLNFADLQKGDLLFFGKKATENSKQKVTHVGIWLGNDKQEFIHASGNVHISSMDSTQPHFDELNKNRYLGSKRYLGEKDAQIVDLKTTINLKE; this is translated from the coding sequence ATGAAATTTTTAAATATTATAGCATTTTTTAGTGTTTTGATTCTTTTTTCATGTAAAAATGACACTGTAAATCTTTCAGAATTATCTGAAATTTCCAATGAAATCAAAAAAGAAATGGCTCCTGACAGCCGTGTTGAATTGTTTGATATTGCTTTTGAAAATAATGATAAAATGATTGTTTTATCAGGAAAAACAACATCGAAAATGGCATTGCAAATGCTATTAGACAGCCTTCAAAAACGAAATATTTCCATTGAAAATAAGGTGCGCGTTTTGCCTGATACTGCTGTTGGAAATCAACAATTTGCTGTAGCAAAAAACTCAGTCATCAATATTCGTTCAGAGGCAAAACATTCAGCTGAATTAGGAACACAAGCTTTGCTAGGAATGCCTTTAAAAGTATTGGATAGAGAGGGCGATTTTTATCAAATTCAAACTCCAGATAAGTATATTTCTTGGGTTGATAAAGGTGGAATTGTTCGAATGACAAAAACCGAATTTGACGCTTGGAACGCCTCAAAAAAAGTGATTTTTACAGAAATTTTTGGATTTGTTTACAAAGAAAAATCAACTGAAAAAGGCATTGTCTCTGATATTTCTTTGGGCGGAATTTTACAATATTTGGATGAAGATACTAATTTTTATCAAGTAAAAATGCCTGATAATACTGTTGGATATTTGAAAAAAAGTGAAGCAAATTTGTATGAAAATTGGTTGCAATCCGTAATTCCTTCAGAAGAAAATATTGAGATTTTTGCAAAAAAAATGGAAGGTTTCCCATATTTGTGGGGAGGAACTTCTGCCAAAGGAATGGATTGCAGTGGTTTCACAAAAATGGTGTATTTGATGAACGGTTTTATCATTCCAAGAGATGCTTCACAACAAATCAATGCAGGAAAAATTGTTGATAAAAATCTCAATTTTGCTGATTTACAAAAAGGCGATTTGCTCTTTTTTGGTAAAAAAGCTACTGAAAATTCCAAACAAAAAGTAACTCATGTTGGCATTTGGTTGGGAAATGATAAACAAGAATTTATTCATGCTTCTGGAAATGTACACATTAGTTCTATGGATTCAACTCAACCTCATTTTGATGAGCTAAATAAAAATAGATATTTAGGTAGCAAACGTTATTTGGGCGAAAAAGATGCACAAATTGTTGATTTAAAGACCACAATTAACTTAAAAGAGTAA
- a CDS encoding type B 50S ribosomal protein L31 has translation MKKGIHPENYRMVVFKDMSNEDIFITRSTVDTKETIEVDGVEYPLVKLEISRTSHPFYTGKSKLVDTAGRIDKFKNKYSKFSK, from the coding sequence ATGAAAAAAGGAATTCATCCAGAAAATTATAGAATGGTAGTTTTTAAAGATATGTCTAATGAAGATATCTTTATTACACGTTCAACTGTTGACACAAAAGAGACTATTGAAGTTGATGGTGTTGAGTATCCTTTAGTAAAATTAGAGATTTCAAGAACTTCTCATCCATTTTACACTGGTAAATCTAAATTGGTTGATACTGCAGGACGTATTGATAAGTTTAAAAACAAATACTCAAAATTCAGCAAATAA
- the gcvP gene encoding aminomethyl-transferring glycine dehydrogenase has protein sequence MNTNSFQLRHIGPSKKEQEIMLSAIKVDSLEQLINETVPDNIRLKNDLDLDPAMSEYEYLAHIKELSEKNKVFKSYIGLGYHEAIVPSVIQRNILENPGWYTAYTPYQAEIAQGRLEALLNYQTMICDLTGMELANASLLDEGTAAAEAMALLFDVRERDKKKIEASKFFVSEEILPQTLSVLLTRSAPIGIELVVGNHENFDFSDDFFGAILQYPGKHGQIFDYTDFVAKANANNIKVAVAADILSLVKLKAPAEFGVDVVVGTSQRFGIPLGYGGPHAAFFATKEAYKRSIPGRIIGVTKDRDGNRALRMALQTREQHIKREKATSNICTAQVLLAVMAGMYAVFHGKEGIQYIADAVHNKTKLLADYLEKSGFKQLNTSYFDTLLVEIDCLKIRPIAESHKVNFNYINENLLSISINEATTQQDLMTLFTIFGQLKKQPNTAEAEGKGDFHQILTQESFSANFEVISENLKRNTPFLENAVFNTYHSETDMMRYIKKLERKDLALNHSMISLGSCTMKLNAASEMLPLSNPQWGNIHPFVPLNQAEGYQIVLKKLEHQLNIITGFAGTSLQPNSGAQGEFAGLMTIRAYHQANGNEHRDICIIPASAHGTNPASAVMAGMKVVVTKTDEKGNIDVEDLRAKAIEHSANLAALMVTYPSTHGVFESAIQEITQIIHDHGGQVYMDGANMNAQVGLTNPATIGADVCHLNLHKTFAIPHGGGGPGVGPICVAPQLVPFLPTNPMIATGGEQAITAISAAPWGSALVCLISYGYIKMLGFSGITNATKNAILNANYIKVRLQGHYDTLYTGEKGRAAHEMIIDCRDFKQNGIEVVDIAKRLMDYGFHAPTVSFPVAGTMMIEPTESESLSELDRFCDAMISIRKEIDAANKEDENNPLKNAPHTQSMLTSDEWNLPYSRKQAAFPLDYIAENKFWPTVRRVDDAYGDRNLICSCNPIEDYV, from the coding sequence ATGAATACAAATTCGTTTCAACTAAGACATATTGGTCCCAGTAAAAAGGAACAAGAAATCATGTTATCAGCTATTAAAGTTGATAGTTTAGAGCAGCTAATCAATGAAACTGTTCCAGATAATATTCGTTTAAAAAATGATTTAGATTTAGATCCTGCCATGAGCGAGTATGAATATTTAGCTCATATCAAAGAACTTTCTGAAAAAAACAAAGTTTTTAAAAGTTACATTGGTTTAGGCTATCATGAAGCAATTGTGCCAAGTGTTATTCAAAGAAATATATTAGAAAACCCAGGATGGTATACTGCTTATACGCCTTATCAAGCAGAAATTGCACAAGGAAGATTGGAAGCTTTGTTGAATTATCAAACTATGATTTGTGATTTGACAGGTATGGAATTGGCAAATGCTTCTTTGTTAGATGAAGGAACTGCAGCTGCTGAAGCAATGGCTTTGTTGTTTGATGTAAGAGAACGTGATAAAAAGAAAATTGAAGCATCAAAATTCTTTGTTTCTGAAGAAATTTTACCACAAACGTTGTCTGTTTTATTAACACGTTCAGCACCAATTGGCATTGAATTAGTAGTTGGAAATCATGAAAATTTTGATTTTTCTGATGATTTTTTTGGAGCTATTTTACAATATCCAGGAAAACATGGTCAAATTTTTGACTACACAGATTTTGTAGCAAAAGCAAATGCTAATAACATTAAAGTAGCAGTTGCTGCTGATATTTTATCGTTGGTAAAATTAAAAGCTCCTGCAGAATTTGGAGTTGATGTTGTTGTTGGAACTTCGCAAAGATTCGGAATTCCATTAGGTTATGGAGGACCACATGCAGCATTTTTTGCTACCAAAGAAGCTTATAAAAGAAGTATTCCAGGAAGAATTATTGGAGTTACAAAAGATAGAGATGGAAATCGTGCGTTGAGAATGGCATTGCAAACGCGTGAGCAACACATTAAACGCGAAAAAGCAACTTCAAATATTTGTACAGCGCAAGTTTTATTGGCTGTAATGGCTGGAATGTATGCTGTTTTTCATGGAAAAGAAGGCATTCAATACATTGCTGATGCTGTTCATAATAAAACAAAATTACTTGCTGATTATTTAGAAAAATCAGGATTTAAACAATTAAACACTTCTTATTTTGATACTTTATTAGTAGAAATTGATTGTTTAAAAATAAGACCAATTGCAGAATCGCATAAAGTAAACTTCAATTACATTAATGAAAATTTACTGTCAATTTCTATTAATGAAGCAACTACTCAACAAGATTTAATGACCTTGTTTACCATCTTTGGTCAATTAAAAAAACAACCTAATACTGCTGAAGCTGAAGGAAAAGGAGATTTTCATCAAATCTTAACGCAAGAATCTTTCTCTGCAAATTTTGAAGTTATTTCAGAAAATTTAAAAAGAAACACCCCATTTTTAGAAAATGCTGTTTTCAATACGTATCATTCAGAAACAGATATGATGCGTTATATCAAAAAATTAGAACGTAAAGATTTAGCTTTGAATCATTCTATGATTTCATTAGGATCTTGTACTATGAAATTGAATGCAGCTTCAGAAATGTTGCCTTTAAGCAATCCACAATGGGGAAATATTCATCCATTTGTGCCATTAAATCAAGCGGAAGGATATCAAATTGTGTTGAAAAAATTAGAACATCAATTAAATATCATCACAGGTTTTGCAGGAACTTCTTTGCAGCCAAATTCAGGTGCACAAGGAGAATTTGCTGGTTTGATGACCATCAGAGCTTATCACCAAGCAAACGGAAATGAACACAGAGATATTTGTATCATTCCTGCATCTGCTCATGGAACAAATCCTGCTTCAGCTGTTATGGCTGGAATGAAAGTTGTGGTTACAAAAACCGATGAAAAAGGAAATATTGATGTAGAAGATTTGCGTGCAAAAGCTATTGAACATTCTGCAAACTTAGCAGCTTTGATGGTTACATATCCATCAACACATGGAGTTTTCGAAAGTGCTATTCAAGAAATTACGCAAATTATTCATGATCATGGAGGACAAGTGTATATGGATGGTGCTAACATGAATGCGCAAGTTGGATTGACAAATCCGGCAACAATTGGTGCAGATGTGTGTCACTTAAATCTACATAAAACGTTTGCAATTCCACATGGAGGTGGAGGTCCAGGAGTAGGTCCAATTTGTGTTGCTCCTCAATTAGTACCATTTTTACCTACAAATCCGATGATTGCAACTGGAGGAGAACAAGCCATAACAGCAATTTCTGCTGCACCTTGGGGTTCTGCTTTGGTATGTTTAATTTCTTACGGATATATTAAAATGCTTGGATTTAGCGGAATTACTAATGCTACAAAAAATGCCATTTTAAATGCAAATTACATCAAAGTTCGTTTGCAAGGACATTATGACACCTTATATACTGGTGAAAAAGGACGTGCTGCTCACGAAATGATTATTGATTGTAGAGATTTTAAACAAAACGGAATTGAAGTGGTTGACATCGCAAAACGTTTGATGGATTATGGTTTTCACGCGCCAACAGTTTCTTTCCCTGTAGCAGGAACAATGATGATTGAACCAACAGAATCTGAAAGTTTATCAGAATTAGATCGTTTTTGTGATGCGATGATTTCCATCAGAAAAGAGATTGATGCTGCAAACAAAGAGGATGAAAACAATCCGTTAAAAAATGCGCCACACACTCAATCTATGCTAACTTCAGATGAATGGAATTTACCCTATTCTAGAAAACAAGCTGCTTTTCCCTTAGATTATATTGCTGAAAATAAGTTTTGGCCAACTGTAAGAAGAGTTGATGATGCTTATGGAGACAGAAATTTAATTTGCTCATGCAATCCAATTGAAGATTATGTTTAA
- a CDS encoding KTSC domain-containing protein: protein MKRIKEYKKLFNIEGQIDLKELKTTYRNLVKEYHPDKFLDETAKQEAEEISTKIIDGYHFLVSIAPETKVANLEEYKITTSECQVVDWRHKSMLLEVTFSDGNTYEYFGVSKILFGKFINAKSMNNFGRRNIFNSFLYRKIKKAAVTV, encoded by the coding sequence ATGAAGCGAATTAAAGAATACAAAAAATTATTCAACATTGAAGGTCAAATTGATTTAAAAGAGTTGAAAACTACTTACAGAAATTTAGTAAAAGAATATCATCCAGATAAATTTTTGGACGAAACAGCGAAACAAGAAGCTGAAGAAATTAGTACAAAAATTATTGATGGATACCACTTTTTGGTGAGCATTGCACCTGAAACAAAAGTGGCAAATTTAGAGGAATACAAAATTACAACTTCTGAATGTCAAGTGGTTGATTGGCGCCATAAAAGTATGTTGCTGGAAGTTACTTTTTCTGATGGAAATACTTATGAATATTTTGGTGTGAGTAAAATTCTTTTTGGAAAATTTATCAATGCAAAATCGATGAACAACTTTGGAAGAAGAAATATTTTCAATTCGTTTTTATATAGAAAAATTAAAAAAGCAGCAGTAACTGTATAA
- a CDS encoding RidA family protein: MEEKKVTPRGAYPHVKVVGDFIFVSGTSSRKSDNSIAGVHIIDEMGTKKLDAYIQTKEVLQNIDNNLKAIGASLKDAVDVTSFLVNMNDFADYNKAYVEFFNRETGPARTTVAVHQLPHPDLVVEIKVTAYKKNEAKE; the protein is encoded by the coding sequence ATGGAAGAAAAAAAAGTTACACCAAGAGGCGCTTATCCACATGTAAAAGTTGTTGGCGATTTTATTTTTGTATCAGGAACTAGTTCAAGAAAATCGGATAATTCGATTGCAGGAGTTCATATTATCGATGAAATGGGCACTAAAAAATTGGATGCTTACATTCAAACCAAAGAAGTTTTACAAAATATTGACAATAATTTAAAAGCTATTGGAGCTAGCTTAAAAGATGCAGTAGATGTAACATCATTCTTAGTAAATATGAATGATTTTGCTGATTATAACAAAGCGTATGTTGAGTTTTTTAATAGAGAAACTGGACCTGCAAGAACCACTGTTGCTGTGCATCAATTACCTCATCCTGATTTGGTGGTTGAAATTAAAGTGACTGCTTATAAAAAGAATGAAGCTAAAGAGTAA